Proteins encoded within one genomic window of Ailuropoda melanoleuca isolate Jingjing chromosome 16, ASM200744v2, whole genome shotgun sequence:
- the LOC100477014 gene encoding olfactory receptor 4C16, translating to MYFFLFHLSLSDTCFCTSIAPRMIVDALLKKTTISFSECMIQVFSFHFFGCLGIFILILMAADRYVAICKPLHYTTIMSRRVCAVLVAVAWVGSCVHSLAQIFLALSLPFCGPNVIDHYFCDLQPLLKLACADTYVINLLLVSNSGAICTVSFVMLICSYVIILYSLRNHSAEGRRKALSTCISHITVVILFFGPCIFIYTTPCNHLPHG from the coding sequence atgtacttcttccttttccacctaTCCTTATCGGACACCTGCTTCTGTACTTCCATAGCCCCTAGAATGATTGTGGATGCCCTTTTGAAGAAGACCACTATCTCTTTCAGTGAGTGCATGATACAAGTCTTTTCGTTCCATTTCTTTGGGTGCCTGGGGATCTTCATCCTTATCCTCATGGCTgctgaccgctatgtggccatctgtaagccccTGCACTACACAACCATCATGAGTCGACGGGTCTGTGCTGTGCTCGTGGCTGTGGCCTGGGTGGGGTCCTGTGTGCACTCTTTAGCTCAGATTTTTCTTGCCTTGAGTTTACCCTTCTGTGGTCCCAATGTGATTGATCACTATTTTTGTGACTTGCAGCCCTTGTTGAAACTTGCCTGTGCAGACACCTATGTGATCAATCTACTGTTGGTGTCCAATAGTGGGGCCATTTGTACAGTGAGTTTTGTCATGCTGATATGCTCCTATGTTATCATCTTGTATTCTCTGAGAAACCACAGTgctgaagggaggagaaaagcccTCTCCACCTGCATCTCCCACATCACTGTGGTCATCTTGTTCTTTGGTCCttgcatatttatatacacaaCGCCCTGCAACCACCTTCCCCATGGATAA
- the LOC100479287 gene encoding LOW QUALITY PROTEIN: olfactory receptor 4P4 (The sequence of the model RefSeq protein was modified relative to this genomic sequence to represent the inferred CDS: deleted 1 base in 1 codon): protein MGHENITEFILLGLFSDEDEKVACFVVFSLCYIAILFGNLLILLTIRGSCLREQPRYFFLSYLSFMDVCFTSTVAPKLITDLLAQQKTISYNSCIAQMFFAHFFGATEIFILVSMAYDRYAAICRPLHYMFIMSRQVCYVLLMASILGAFIHSILQVLIIIELPFCGPNQIDHYFCDIFPLLKLACMDTSLLVIAIITTTGVLSILTFVALVISYIIILSTLRTRSSQGCRKALSTCGSHITVVFMFFLPLIFTYVPTADSINNDKVFALFYTMIAPMFNPLIYTLRNTDMKNALRKMWCRDTRFEGK, encoded by the exons ATGGGACATGAAAACATCACAGAGTTTATCCTCCTGGGACTCTTCAGTGATGAGGATGAAAAGGTTGCCTGCTTTGTGGTGTTCTCACTTTGCTACATTGCGATTCTCTTCGGAAACCTTCTCATCCTCCTCACCATAAGGGGCAGCTGCCTCCGTGAACAGCCCAGGTACTTTTTCCTGAGCTACCTGTCTTTCATGGATGTCTGCTTCACTTCCACGGTGGCCCCCAAACTGATCACAGACCTACTGGCCCAGCAGAAGACCATCTCCTACAACAGCTGCATAGCCCAGATGTTCTTTGCCCACTTCTTTGGTGCCACTGAGATCTTCATCTTGGTGTCCATGGCCTATGACCGTTACGCAGCCATCTGCAGACCCCTTCACTATATGTTCATCATGAGCAGACAGGTGTGCTATGTCCTTCTGATGGCCTCGATTCTGGGAGCATTTATCCATTCAATCCTTCAGGTATTGATTATCATT GAACTTCCCTTCTGTGGCCCCAATCAGATAGATCactatttctgtgatattttccCCTTGCTGAAGCTGGCCTGCATGGACACTAGCTTGTTGGTTATTGCGATTATTACCACCACCGGAGTGCTGTCCATTTTGACCTTTGTTGCCTTGGTGATTTCTTACATCATCATCCTGTCCACCCTGAGGACCCGGTCATCCCAGGGCTGCCGCAAAGCCCTCTCCACCTGCGGCTCACACATCACTGTCGTGTTCATGTTCTTCCTGCCACTCATCTTCACGTATGTCCCCACGGCTGATTCCATCAATAATGACAAAGTTTTTGCCCTATTTTACACCATGATTGCCCCCATGTTCAACCCTCTCATCTACACGTTGAGAAACACAGACATGAAGAATGCCTTGAGGAAAATGTGGTGCCGGGACACACGGTTTGAAGGGAAATGA